One Hermetia illucens chromosome 4, iHerIll2.2.curated.20191125, whole genome shotgun sequence DNA segment encodes these proteins:
- the LOC119655330 gene encoding uncharacterized protein LOC119655330, whose protein sequence is MDKLVEIPLEGLIVLREMYKRNWPEQEIGFYILTNFIKWLEKKLFLENFHAYSLNGDWSDGTFVIVYLTKICGYTLNKDKTRLTAALCLLNLDRTNHYRYFYTESIQSAVWSFIKQKELNTGIEWKFIWYHLTPERGSKIIVPSLPEGFTAGTVNEDALLEIKEAWPFHYPKCIDRLKWLIRYNENVGIYTESGELAAWALRYEFGGLAMLHVKDNFRRLGLGTYMVNAMSKKIADLGEHTCCTIKEGNEVSARIFESSGYERNDFMYYIEILPSRLISNGN, encoded by the exons ATGGATAAGCTCGTCGAAATTCCTTTGGAAGGGCTAATTGTCCTGCGTGAAATGTATAAACGAAACTGGCCTGAACAGGAAATCGGCTTCTACATACTCACCAATTTTATAAAATGGCTAGAAAAGAAATTGTTCCTTGAAAACTTTCACGCCTACAGCCTGAACGGGGACTGGAGTGATGGAACTTTTGTTATAGTG TATCTAACGAAAATTTGTGGCTACACATTAAATAAAGATAAAACCCGTTTAACCGCGGCTCTATGCCTCCTGAATTTGGACAGGACGAATCACTACCGATATTTCTACACAGAGAGCATCCAATCTGCAGTATGGAGTTTTATAAAGCAGAAAGAACTTAATACTGGCatcgaatggaaatttatttGGTATCATCTGACACCAGAAAGGGGCTCGAAAATTATTGTTCCCTC ATTGCCGGAAGGATTTACAGCTGGAACTGTCAATGAGGACGCTTTGCTCGAAATAAAAGAAGCTTGGCCGTTTCACTATCCTAAGTGCATAGATCGGCTGAAATGGTTAATTCGGTACAATGAAAACGTTGGGATATACACGGAAAGTGGAGAGCTAGCAGCTTGGGCATTAAG GTATGAATTTGGTGGATTAGCCATGCTTCATGTGAAGGACAATTTCAGAAGGCTAGGACTTGGCACGTATATGGTGAACGCTATGTCGAAAAAAATTGCAGATTTAGGCGAGCACACATGCTGCACCATCAAGGAAGGGAACGAAGTTTCAGCACGAATTTTTGAATCTAGCGGATATGAAAGGAATGACTTCATGTATTATATTGAAATATTACCTTCCAGGTTAATATCAAATGgcaattga